A stretch of DNA from Staphylococcus equorum:
CGTTGTGCTAACACAGCTTCGATGTCTTCAAATTTAATATCTAAAGCATGTAATAATACGAATAGATGATACATTAAATCTGCAGTTTCATTTGTCACTTCATTACGGTCAGACTTCATCGCGCCAATAACAACTTCAAATGATTCTTCTCCAAATTTTTTGGTGATTTTTTCAAGACCTTCATTTAACAAATATTGTGTATATGAGTTCTCTTTATTAGATTGTGCACTTGAAGTTACAGTTTGTTCTAATTGTTGGATATTAAAAGGAACGTCGGTATTAAAGCAACTTTGGCTCCCAGTATGACAAGTTGGACCATTTGGCACAACATCGATGAGTAGTGTATCTTGATCGCAGTCTAAATGAATGTTTTTAACTACTTGCGTGTGGCCAGAAGACTCGCCTTTGGTCCACAAACGTTCTTTAGAGCGAGAATAGAAGCAAACAATGCCATCTGCTAATGTTTTGTTATATGCTGCTTCGTTCATATAGCCAAGCATGAGCACTTGTTTTGTATCAACATCTTGCAAAATTGCTGGTAAGAGTCCTTTACTAAAATCAGGTTGTTGTGTCATCTAATGGGAATACCTCCTTGTGCCATTGTTTGTTTTATTTCATCTACAGTGGTTTCTTTATCGTGTAATATACTTGCTGCGAGGCCTGCAGAGACATCTGTTTGTTTAAATAAATCAACAAAGTGATCTGGTTTTCCGCCACCACCTGAAGCGATGACAGGAATATTTACAAGTTGTTCAATATCATGTAAATGTTTCACATCAAAGCCTTGTTTCATACCATCGTGAGTCATGCTTGTGATGAGTAGTTCACCTGCGCCTAATGCTTCTACTTCTTGGACCCAATCATATACACGTTTATCAGTACGTTGTTTACCACCGTGAGTATAGCAATAGTAGTCTTTCAGTTCGTCATCATAATTGCTATCAATAGCGATACAAATGCACTGACTTCCAAATTTTTCACTTGCTTGTTTAATGAACTCTGGATTTTTAAGTGCGCTTGAATTCAGTGAAACTTTGTCTGCACCATGATTAAGTAGTTGTGATATATCATCTAAAGTAGCAATACCGCCGCCAACCGTAAGTGGAATAAATAATTTTCCGGCAGTTTCCTCAATGACATCAAGTACGAGATCGTGACCAGCTTCAGTTCGAGAAATATCTAAAAAGACGAGTTCATCTGCACCTTGGTCATTGTAATAAAGCGCATAGTCTACTGGATTACCAATATCGCGTAACCCTTTAAATTGAATCCCTTTAACTACGCGACCATCTTTTACATCTAAACAGGGGATAATTCTCTTTTTAATCATGATAATCCCTCCCAAAAATCAGCATTGTGCGCTGCTTTACCGACGATTGCAGCATAGACGCCTAGTGATTCTAACTGTGTTAAGTCTTGTTGGTTTCGTATACCACCTGAAGCGATAATTTGTTTATCAGACGCTGCTACTAATTGTCCTGTTATTTCAAAGTTAGGTCCTTCCAATCGACCATCTTTAGAAATATCTGTATAAATAATACCACCAAGTGGGAAGCGTTCAATTTCGTTAACTAAATCAAATAAATCTAGTTGAGCGTCTTGTTCCCAACCATTGATTTTTACATCACGACGATAAGCATCAACAGAAATGTATATACGATTTGGATACTGATTTGCCATTTGCTCTAACCATGCTAAATCCTGAATCCCTTTGGTACCTACAATACAATAATCAATACCGTCATTGAAATAGGCTTCTATTGTGTCGATACTTCTAATACCGCCACCAACTTCCATTGATTTGTCAGTAAGTTGTCGTAACTCTTTTATATAATTTCTTTCAATAGATGATTGTTGTTTTGCGCCGATTAAATCGACAATGTGAATACGATCAACACACTTAAACTGGTTATAAAATTTGATGCTTTCTTCAGCGCTACGTGGCATTTTTTCTTCTGAATCATATTTACCTTCAGTTAGTCGTACACTTGTAGCATTGATTAAATCAATTGCTGGCCAGAGTTTAATCATAATAAGAAACCGCCTTTCAATGCTTGGTTGAGTATTGTTAATCCATCGGCTCCACTTTTTTCTGGGTGAAATTGAATGCCGATATAGTGTTTATATTGAACAATTGCTGGAATTGGATCACCGTATTCAGCGAAAGCAACGACATGTTCAGACATTTCAGCTTGATATGAATGTACGAAATATACATCTTGTGCCAATTGAGGGTGGTTGCTAATTAAATTATTCCAGCCTAAATGAGGTACAGGATAGTGTGTTTCGATTGGAACAATATTTCCCGGGAAAAGTTTTAAACCTTCGACATTTCCTTCTGCACTCCAATCGTATAAGAGTTGCATACCAAGACAGATACCTATAATCGGTTTATCTGTAATTGACTGTAGCACTGATGCTAAGCCACGTGTTTGTATCGCTTGCATTGCGTCTTTAAAATGACCCACACCAGGTAATATGATGATATCTGCACCTTCTATTTCACTTTGCTTATCTGTTAGTATCGTTTTATAGCCTAAATGTTCGACTGCACGTTGTACATTTTTAATATTTCCTAGACCGTAGTCTATGATAGCAATCATTCAATCACACCCTTAGAAGAGGGAATGCCTTCTGAATCGTTACTTGCTAAAGCTTCTTTTAGTGCACGTGCAAATGATTTGAATATGCCTTCAATCTCATGGTGCGTATTACCGCCACGTAATAAATCGATATGTGTTGTTAATCGTGCATTAATCACTAATGCACGAAAGAATTCATCTACAAGTTCCGTATCAAAAGTACCTACTTTTTCTTTACTAAAGTCTGCATTAAATGATAAATACGGACGGCCGCTGATATCTACAACTGAGCGTGCAAGTGTTTCATCCATAGGAATATAACTTACGCCATAGCGTTGAAAGCTTTTGCGTTCTTTAACTAATTCTAATAATAATTGACCAAGTACGATACCAATATCTTCAGTCACATGGTGATCATCGACTTCCGTATCACCATTCGCTTCTACTGTAATTGACAATTTGCTGTGAAAAGTAAAGAGGGTAAGCATATGATCTAGAAAACCCACACCCGTATCAATTTTGCTTGTACGTTGATCATCTGCAAGTGAAATACTTAATTGTGTTTCGGCAGTGTTACGTGTTTTTTGATAAATCATATTGAGACCTCCAATTTTTAATGATTGCTGCTAATTCATCTAACTGTTCATCTGTAGCTATAGAATAACGAACATAATCAGCCATTTCGTTTTCGTCATAGACTCTAGGTAGGAAACCGTGCGCTTTAATAAATGCGCCCAAACTTTGTGCTGCAGTTCCTTTTGTTAAAACAAAGTTCGTCGAGGAAGGAAATACGACCATGATATCTGATACTAAGTCATCAAACATATTGCGTAATTTTATAGCAAGTTGTCTTTGATGATTTATAAAATTGTTCAGCATTTCTGTATGTTCAAACATATATAAAGCAATATGCAATGTAATTGTGTTTAATGGGTAAGGGTGTTCAATCCTTTTAATTTCTTGTATTGTTTCGGGCGTACTAATAAGCATGCCTAATCTTAAGCCAGCGATGCCAAATGCTTTTGAAAGTGTACGCATTTGTAAAATGTGGGGCTGCATTTCTATTTGGTAAGTATTACCAAAATCTAAATAAGCCTCATCTATGATGAAATAACCACCTAATGTTTTCATTTTATCTCCAATTGCTTTTAAGAACGTCAGGCTATATTGCTTGCCTGACGGATTGTGCGGATTACTCATGATAAAGAACGCTGGCTGAACTTCATCTATACGTTGCAAAATACGTTCCAAATCGAATGATAAATCTGGTTCAGCATTTACAAATTCAATTGGGCGATCAACTTGATAAGCATAGGCTTGATACATGAAAAAATCTGGGTTCAATGTAAGTGCTGGGCCTTCTGGCATAATCAGCATTAATTTTTGAATTAATTCATCAGAACCATTACCTGCAATAATTTGCTCAGCTGAAAGATTATAATAATTTGCGTAAGCTGCTTTAAAACATTCATACTCGTCATCTGGATAGAAATTAAATGTTGCTTCTTGAATAATTGTTGCCAATTGTGAATCAGATAATGGACGAAGTGGACTTTCATTTTTGTTGATTCTAATCATTACGTGGCTCCTTTGGTGATCTGATTTCTATAGATTGTTCATGGTTAAAAAGTTGTTCTGTATGAGCGAGCTTACGTGCAGAACCTTCAATTTTTTCAAATGTAGATTCAGATAAATCAATCACAGAATGACGTGTTAAAAAGTCA
This window harbors:
- a CDS encoding pyridoxal phosphate-dependent aminotransferase; its protein translation is MIRINKNESPLRPLSDSQLATIIQEATFNFYPDDEYECFKAAYANYYNLSAEQIIAGNGSDELIQKLMLIMPEGPALTLNPDFFMYQAYAYQVDRPIEFVNAEPDLSFDLERILQRIDEVQPAFFIMSNPHNPSGKQYSLTFLKAIGDKMKTLGGYFIIDEAYLDFGNTYQIEMQPHILQMRTLSKAFGIAGLRLGMLISTPETIQEIKRIEHPYPLNTITLHIALYMFEHTEMLNNFINHQRQLAIKLRNMFDDLVSDIMVVFPSSTNFVLTKGTAAQSLGAFIKAHGFLPRVYDENEMADYVRYSIATDEQLDELAAIIKNWRSQYDLSKNT
- the hisH gene encoding imidazole glycerol phosphate synthase subunit HisH produces the protein MIAIIDYGLGNIKNVQRAVEHLGYKTILTDKQSEIEGADIIILPGVGHFKDAMQAIQTRGLASVLQSITDKPIIGICLGMQLLYDWSAEGNVEGLKLFPGNIVPIETHYPVPHLGWNNLISNHPQLAQDVYFVHSYQAEMSEHVVAFAEYGDPIPAIVQYKHYIGIQFHPEKSGADGLTILNQALKGGFLL
- the hisA gene encoding 1-(5-phosphoribosyl)-5-((5-phosphoribosylamino)methylideneamino)imidazole-4-carboxamide isomerase, translating into MIKLWPAIDLINATSVRLTEGKYDSEEKMPRSAEESIKFYNQFKCVDRIHIVDLIGAKQQSSIERNYIKELRQLTDKSMEVGGGIRSIDTIEAYFNDGIDYCIVGTKGIQDLAWLEQMANQYPNRIYISVDAYRRDVKINGWEQDAQLDLFDLVNEIERFPLGGIIYTDISKDGRLEGPNFEITGQLVAASDKQIIASGGIRNQQDLTQLESLGVYAAIVGKAAHNADFWEGLS
- the hisB gene encoding imidazoleglycerol-phosphate dehydratase HisB, yielding MIYQKTRNTAETQLSISLADDQRTSKIDTGVGFLDHMLTLFTFHSKLSITVEANGDTEVDDHHVTEDIGIVLGQLLLELVKERKSFQRYGVSYIPMDETLARSVVDISGRPYLSFNADFSKEKVGTFDTELVDEFFRALVINARLTTHIDLLRGGNTHHEIEGIFKSFARALKEALASNDSEGIPSSKGVIE
- the hisIE gene encoding bifunctional phosphoribosyl-AMP cyclohydrolase/phosphoribosyl-ATP diphosphatase HisIE → MTQQPDFSKGLLPAILQDVDTKQVLMLGYMNEAAYNKTLADGIVCFYSRSKERLWTKGESSGHTQVVKNIHLDCDQDTLLIDVVPNGPTCHTGSQSCFNTDVPFNIQQLEQTVTSSAQSNKENSYTQYLLNEGLEKITKKFGEESFEVVIGAMKSDRNEVTNETADLMYHLFVLLHALDIKFEDIEAVLAQRHQTSNNFKGERNDIDNW
- the hisF gene encoding imidazole glycerol phosphate synthase subunit HisF translates to MIKKRIIPCLDVKDGRVVKGIQFKGLRDIGNPVDYALYYNDQGADELVFLDISRTEAGHDLVLDVIEETAGKLFIPLTVGGGIATLDDISQLLNHGADKVSLNSSALKNPEFIKQASEKFGSQCICIAIDSNYDDELKDYYCYTHGGKQRTDKRVYDWVQEVEALGAGELLITSMTHDGMKQGFDVKHLHDIEQLVNIPVIASGGGGKPDHFVDLFKQTDVSAGLAASILHDKETTVDEIKQTMAQGGIPIR